The genomic window gtcatttttgcctctttgagctgtaatttgacccccttaaaatgcttcaaaactcaccaaacttggcacacacatcaggactggcaacaattgcgagctaatgaaaaaaccaaaccccaaaactcaaatttgtgctctagcgccccctaggaatacaacacagacaataccctaatttgacccccttaacatgcttcaaaactcaccaaatttggcacacacattggtatggagcggcagaccaacttattaggtaaccaaaccccaaaaataaaaattgcgcgatagcgccccctaggaagatacaaaaaacagactgcttgtaacttccgttaggaatgtcgtagagacatgaaacaaaaacctctgtgtaggtctgacttagacctacattttgatatttggcatctttcagttaaaatcaacaggaagttgccaattaccccttcaaaataaaagttttgtaaaaagccgtcacctttttccagacaaaactgcttgtaaattctgttaggaatgtcgtagagtgatgaaacaaaaacttctatgtaggtctgactaagatcgagactcgggacacggcggcggcggcggcggccaacggcggacccgaccaacgctgcttgcagctttaattacttTTAAAACTTAAATTTCAAGACCAACTTCCCatttatctgtcgattttaagtttgaactattattttgtttgttttatgctcttttgtcaaaactttgatgtttttatacggcaaccacataacatttgcaatattttttccacataaaacagtTTTAAAGTGATaagttttaagtaataattcattataacctagattttttttgtctttttttagagcaatggaaaaaaaaaagaaaatagacaaaaggaaaaaaaaacactgcctgcatggcagctttgtgtcaacattgccactttttctcattagatttaataataacaataatatattttatttgtaaaaagcaattTACGTTGAGCAcataacctcaaagtgccacagtgtaaaaaaaatagtaataataaaaataaataaaatataaaactagaaacagcccaatagctacaaccagcatgcatgtctatagaaaggcttttttttttaaaagatgggtttttaagccttttttaaaagcatccacagtctgaggtgccctaaggtggtcagggagagcgttccaccgactgggagcagcggagcagaaagcccggtctcccattgtttgaAGCTTTGCCCGTGGAGGttgaggaggttagcctgtatggagcgggggtgtcgtgtggaggatttgggggtgagcagttccttgaggtagaggggggcatttccatggaggcactggtgagttagtagggagattttgaattcaatcctgaatggaacaggaagccagtgaagggatttgagagttggtgtgatgtggtcatgtttccgcgctctcatcaggatcctcgcagcactattttgtatgtactgcagcttctggatgttcttgctggggatcctgacaagaagaTGTCaccttattccactttttttaaatgccattcatccatttcctaccgcttatttccctttggggttgcggggggcgctggtgcctatctcagctacaatcgggcggaaggcgaagtacactctggacaagtcgccacctcatcgcagacttttttttttcttgtttttttttatttttatttttgcattactatcaattttgcaatttttgcagaatgtgtggcgggccggtaaacgattagctgcgggccgcactttggacacccctggtctaaggcaggggtcgggaacctttttggccgagagagccatgaaagccaaatattttaaaatatatttccatgagagccatataatatttttcaacactgaatacaattaaatgcgtgcatttttaagtaagaccaacatttttagagaataagtctcttattctttttaataacgttgttactGGAGCAGTACatctcggatggtagagtggccgtgccagcaacttgagagttccaggttcaacccccgcctccgccatcctagtcactgccgttgagtccttgggcaagacactttacccacctgctcccagtgcgacccacactggtttaaatgtaacttagatattgggtttcacaatgtaaagcgcttcgagtccctagagaaaaagctctatataaatatcattcacttcacaatataattcacttattctaaagctaaccaataataaatataatacttcttaccattaatgggacttcttgaacaggtgcgatagaaaatggatggttggattaaaatgcatgagaatgtcttgtcttttgaacgttattttaaacactgtgattaacagcggaattattcattacttatcgtgttaagcaatgtcagctaagatttatctgagagccagatgcagtcatcaaaagagccacatccggctctagagccataggttccctacccctggtctaaggggtgccagaagttggcagacccgtcagcgatcctgttctgtctccctgtaatgtttgtctgctcttgaatgggattgtgctgaaaatcttaaattTGATGAATGAAATATTTCCGATTCTGATATCTAAGTTTCATTTGAAATGTGAGTTGCACTTCACCCGTCAGTGAGGaacttttttttaagaaaagtaCCTTGTTGGTCAAGGTCTCTCCTCTTCCCAACAGGTACTACGCCACAGTGCACCCGCTGAAAAAGCGCATCTCCATCCTGGCATGCACCTACTTGCTGTCCGCCATGTGGCTGCTGTCCTGCGCCCTGGTGGCTCCAGCAGTGGCTCACACCTACCACGTGGAGTTCCAAAACGAGGGCTTCATCATCTGCGAGGAGTTCTGGATGGGCCAGGAGAGCGAGCGTCTGGCGTACGCATACAGCACGCTCTTCATCACCTACGTGCTGCCTCTGTCCGCGCTCTGCATCTCCTACCTTTGCATATCCGTCAAACTGAGGAACTGCGTGGTGCCGGGCTACCACACCCAGAGCCAGGCCGAGGCGCAGCGCGTGCGCAAACGCAAGACCTTCCGCCTGGTGAGCCTGGTGGTGGCCGCTTTCGGCATCTGCTGGATGCCCATCAGCGTGTTTAACGTGCTGCGTGACATTGACATCGACCTGATTGATAAGCGCTACTTCCTGCTCATCCAGCTGCTGTGTCACCTGTGCGCCATGAGCTCGTCCTGCTGCAACCCCTTCCTGTACGCCTGGTTCCACGACCGCTTTCGCGCCGAGCTCCGCAAAAAGATCGCGCTCCGCCGTCGTGTCCGCGTTGCCGCCAACAACGGCGCCACCGCCAGCGTGGTGCTTTGAAGGACTCTTAGCGCACATGTGGATTCTAATGACGCTTAGAGGAGGATCACAGTGGGCGTTGAATTCCAGTGAAACTTCGATGTAGGAAATGTATTGGTTCTTCAACGCAGTTTGTATATAGTGAAGCAGTTTCCcaaaagaaacaatgtaaacataacCCACGTCTTTAAAACTCATTGTAGCTCAGGGGCCCGCGGCGCCCTTTGGTCTTTAGCTTTTAGGAAATGTGGccagcccatacttgccaaccttgagacctccgatttcgggaggtggggggtgggtggcgggggcatggttaagaggggaggagtatatttacagctagaattgaccaagtcaagtatttcatatataagagaaatacttgaatttatttacacatatacacacacataacactcatctactcattgttgagttaagggttgaattgtccatccttgttctattctctgtcactatttttctaaccatgctgaacaccctctctgatgatgcattcctgtgtggcacgcacaaaagtgctttcatcaaatgcactagagtctggaatcttccatctctccctagcatggcccaaaaccggtcaatctttgcttcctgaggaagatcttcactgccacgCACTCGGTAATCCACTACTttttcccggaggctatccaggtccaatcgcagctgcggcttggaacttacaagcgtatttcttcatcttactcatcgtcggcgtcgccatggctgtatctttcTCGTTCTGcttcttcgtctccttgttgtgtgcgcagttgtgcactgcactctctaaaagacgtagatgttactgtcacatatgcatgtacagtagatggcagtattgtcctgtttaggagtgtcacaacattgctgtttacggcagacgaactgctttacgtgactgctgttgttgtgtgttattaccgcgctgggaggacgttaatgaaactgcctaacaataaacccacataagaaaccaagaactctccCTCGGTCATTCTACgtttataacatcattgggcaggcacgctgtttatattgtgagaaagcggacgtgaaaacaggctgtcgacacgtcactcaggtccgcatggagctggaaggggcgtggcctccagctccgcctgaatttcgtgagtctccctgaaaatccgggagggttggcaagtatgggccagCCTGTCCATCGAGTACATAGATGGATGGGCAGATTAATTACaataaaatgtcaaatttttACAAAGTAAAACTGCGTGTATATACagagcatccggaaagtattcacaatgcttcacattttacacaatttgttagaatacatccatttttgtcctcaaaattatccagacaataccccataatgacaatgtgaaaaggtttttgtttttaatttttgcaacttttaagaaaaaaaaacaaaaaaaaccaatgTTCATTATTATTCACAGCCTttactcaatactttgttgatgataATAAAGtccgacttttttttttcttttttttaatggaatgccataagcttggcacacctatctctgggcagttttgcccattcctctgtGCAGCACTGTTACAGCTACATCAGATTTGGATGAGAAGCattagttttcatccaggatgtctttgtAAATTGCTGCATTAATTTTCCCCCTCATTCCTGACTCGTCCCCCAGTTCCTGCccctgaaaaaacaaccccacagcatgatgctgccaccaccatgacACCTGGCATTaatgccaaagagttcaatctttgtctcagacCAGATCATTTtgttggaggaaaatctattgcCACCTGGGCCGGACTGGATAAATCATGGccttaaaacttaaaaatgtagacaacttcagattgttttctttgtccctCTTTGGCCAAAAATGGAACTAgtgcattctgaaaatgtacattgtGTACAATAAATAACCCTCTTGGCAAAACATTTCAAGTTAGTCggaaattctgaggaaaaaagttGGTGCCGTTTCAAAatcaccatgaagaacacaatgaagtTAAGACTTTTGTGTCAGTGTTTTTACAAAGCTGATAAACTTTAAGCCAGAAGTGTGAGtcattttcactgagggccacgtcgcagttatgtttggGCCCAGAGGGCCACGTCTAACAGTTAATACTATTattacaaaatgttttaatacattttttgggggggaattttcgaaaaaactaaaatgtaaaaaaaaatatggtaagttgcaatcatTTCACCTTAAATTTAGTGTATATTactttaaatggaaaaacagtactgctgtttttatggtaataaaaaaaggcagctcatttGCAAGAATCTTACTGTAaaatttgcatttgtttttttactctaaattaaaaaaactgcaattttacagtaaaattttggcacctgagctcccagtttattcattttttaaccacaaatcaacaactgtagattttttggtgtattattgtaaatgccaaaacggcagtttattaaagtaaaaaaaaaaaaaaaatgttttcccatttAGAGAAAaaggctgtaaaaaccacagtaaatttcacaatttttaccatgaaatctattgctacttttacattgcacactttgatggataacttgctttgaaataagttttattagtatgtattcatatttaaaaaatggtttgaatgtttgagaatatatttttgcataattaaacaatatttaagtCAACATAATTTGCAATTACATGGAGtagatattttttttcctccaaaatagaaaaagaatacatttagtaagaaaaggtattatttccaggctttcgagggtcaaataaaatgaagtggcgggccacatctggcccccgggccttgagtttgacatctgtgctttaagcacttcctgtttaggaTTCTCTTTCTGGGCAGTTCACCATTaaaatgtttggaaaagcaaccgaGTGATTTCTCAAACTACCATTGGTGAAAtctgcaactgccacaacacaatAATCTATCATCATTCAAAAATgacaaatataatataaaaaaacaattaccaaatTGACACAATAGCCAGAATTAttgtaacataactacaaacttaaccaatgtgaacatggtagatttaagaATAAAATTAAATAGAACAAACCTtagaaacatattttttacaattgAGTTCAGGCTGCGCATCATGCATTTAACCAATTTCAAGCACTGCAAAGAACTTTAACTACAACGATGATCGTCAAGTTGACTTAAGCCTTTGCATCTTACGTTTCGTTAGTTTATCCGCTGAGTGGATAATTTCCAATTAAAGAAGCTATTGTGCGTCAACTTAAGCAGCTAATTGCTTGCACCTAGGCTGATTGGGGTACCGGCAGCCAATTCAGAAGGCGCTCAAAGTCAGCGGACACGTCATCTTTTAAGATTGTCATGTGTGACATCGGTTACTcttgaattgctattgtgacatccattGGACACATTCAGGacaacagtttctttcattttatatttagcaaactgaTCTTGCGGACCGGATTAAACCTATTTATGGGCCTGAAGCGGCCCGCAGACCATATGTTTGACACCCGTTCTAACCTGAATATCAGTCCAAATTTTATGTTAAAAAATCATGCACACTTTGAAGACGCTAGAAcaaggctattcaactacatattGAAGTGGGCCaaagtttcaagagcccaagggctcAGGGGCCGGAGATTGAAATGTGGATGCTTCGTCAGAAAGTGCCTCCGCAGGTTATATTGTTTTAACACTGCTTTTgattaattgcaaagtaaacacatcggctttaaccttgcactgtcaaaacatttatttttctgcCCTCGCTCCtcatttccagcgtgtgcagctcgCTAACAGCATAAAGAAACAGAAGTTCCTGAAGTCTGGTTGAGGATTGATGTTTCTTCTTTTGAAGTATTTATCTTCTTCAGGTTTCTTTTTTCACACTTCATTAATTCAGGCTTGTAAAAGCGAAAGCAAACACAAAATAATCGTGTATTGCTGTTGTGTACTTTACACcaataaaatagaatataataaaggacatttaaaaaatatatatatatataaaaaaaaaaaacacaaaatggacaagcgatagaaaatggatggatggatgaatgtggcTCAACAAATAAACCTGAGATGTAGCATTATTGCCCTCTAATGGTCAAATTTAGCATTATATGTATTAAAGGAGCTTTGCTCGCCAGAATTAACAAATAACTAAAATACCACGACCACGAAAACTgaagacatcacaaagtcagcaattttaATACAAAACTAACTAAATATCTTAATGCACAATATCGACTTACAAAGAGTTAACCAAGTTTTTTAATGAAGCTTAAACGAGTGGATTCTTACCATTGTTGCTGTTCTGGAACGGTGTGTCGGCCACTTAAAATGTCAGACAGAAAACAAAGCCTCGAGCAGCGCCTCAGGGCAGATCATTCGTACTTTATTGTCCAACTGctgttaaaagtcagattttcgcaatttatttagattttcTTCGGGGTCAATAGTGCCATTTTTTGAGTGGTCTTTTCTACTCACCCAACTGCTGCCTAATTGTAACACATTTGACTGACTGTTGCCCCCTGCGGTGTGGTGGGAGTACTGCAAATAGTACATGAACCACAGGATTTTGAATGGTTTGATCAAGCCTATTTGATGAATCAGATGTGGCCCGTGGGCCACCGGTAGAATATGGCAGCcctataatgtgtatatgtactgtatctaAGACATGCaactagggataggttgattggcaacaccaattTGGCCCTACTGCGGTATGCCGCATGTGGTTTTTTTGCACTGCCCtactggctccctggagctttttcaacaATGGAAAAAcatgggggaaaaatatatttgttgttttaaaaatgtttttcaaccactgtaccgCGGCACACTTGTGTGTCAAGAGATATTGTCCGGTGCACCGTGTGAAATTATgaaacttcacctaattggtccaaaaatatttttttgcaaatcaataattataatctgcaaataatgtacgctgcttagtgtctgtgctttGTAAAATTCAGCAGGGTAACCAcataatactccatgtcagtaggtggcagaaggTAGTTAAATGCTCTGTAAAAGTCgaaatgtgtcgggtgagacgaggacGGTTTGTTGTAATCCCAATATGCAAACAACGGCgcgcaggtaaaaaaaaacaaaaacaaacaaaaaggaaaGGAAAAGGTATGCAAAACGACagtacaactgaactggctacaaagtaaacagaaacagaatgctggacgacagcaaaaacttacggtgtCCGCAAAGTACATCCgcacatgacgtgacaatcaacagtGTCCACACGTAAAAGGGTAgcgacaacttaaatagccttgcttgctaacacaaagcaggtgcggggaatagcgctcaaaggaagacatgaaattgcTAAGGAAgttaccaacaaaacaggaagggccaacaaaataacagcgcaagacaagaactgtagcacaagaaaacaccaacaaactcaaaaaaaggcacga from Nerophis ophidion isolate RoL-2023_Sa linkage group LG07, RoL_Noph_v1.0, whole genome shotgun sequence includes these protein-coding regions:
- the prlhr2a gene encoding prolactin releasing hormone receptor 2a, encoding MHTHSVLNVHPLATCPTLTLHTLPAAAGGPQPEEMEDYSSGCDTELASAPVTHQENDTGTIFEVALHNVSSERNPQFEGVELLQSFRLLIIPCYALVALVGVFGNYLLLYVICRTRKMHNVTNFFIGNLAFSDMLMCATCVPFTLAYAFNPRGWVFGRFMCYLVYLIQPVTVYVSVFTLTAIGVDRYYATVHPLKKRISILACTYLLSAMWLLSCALVAPAVAHTYHVEFQNEGFIICEEFWMGQESERLAYAYSTLFITYVLPLSALCISYLCISVKLRNCVVPGYHTQSQAEAQRVRKRKTFRLVSLVVAAFGICWMPISVFNVLRDIDIDLIDKRYFLLIQLLCHLCAMSSSCCNPFLYAWFHDRFRAELRKKIALRRRVRVAANNGATASVVL